In Erigeron canadensis isolate Cc75 chromosome 6, C_canadensis_v1, whole genome shotgun sequence, the following are encoded in one genomic region:
- the LOC122602692 gene encoding uncharacterized protein LOC122602692 isoform X1 translates to MGSKDDHTPSSQPWLSSYNSQALQQLLSQFGLQVQSHNGAPTTAYYANRGRGRGGRGNQNYGRRSSNSNRSQLNGGNRNRFAWASNQNTVFGTCNRCGIGHIPILCPNRDPSTYRRSTPPQANYADCSSQENYADYRSQANYADHRSQASTSWLTDTGCNHHVGVLIFQVLNTRNHIMAMTDFMLVMDKSTHHIFLTGPSLNGLYSINLPSLKSLPKVVFSAVRASPQLWHQRLGHPHSELLKSMLSRYRLSITNKCSSLVCDSCLIGKSSKLHLSSSNNKSSRVLDPVFCDVWGPPPIPSSDGHRYFLLCVDHFSSFMWIYPLKQKSDVFLTFKQFFLMVERQFQTKLKFVQTDWGGEFRNIRSFFASVGIIHRLSCPHTSEQNGTVEQRHLHVVETGLTLLAQSHVPTKYWHFAYDTAIYLINRMPSRTNHIISPFEQLFHTTPHFSFLRVFGCRCYPHLRPYHTHKMDFRSTPSVFLGYSTSHHGYRCLELSTDRIYICRHVRFDELSFPFTLAPHPPTTSLSEPYVSYPNPVLPFTTIDINPS, encoded by the exons ATGGGCTCAAAAGACGATCACACTCCCTCCTCACAACCGTGGTTGTCATCTTATAACTCCCAAG CCTTGCAACAACTTCTGTCACAATTTGGTCTTCAAGTTCAATCACATAATGGAGCACCAACCACTGCTTACTATGCCAACCGAGGTAGAGGTCGAGGTGGTAGAGGAAATCAGAACTATGGTCGAAGGAGTTCTAATTCTAACCGTTCACAACTCAACGGAGGTAACCGCAATCGTTTTGCTTGGGCTTCTAATCAGAACACTGTGTTTGGTACTTGTAACAGGTGTGGCATTGGACATATTCCAATTTTGTGTCCAAATCGTGATCCATCCACCTATAGACGGTCGACACCACCACAAGCAAACTATGCTGACTGTAGCTCACAAGAAAACTATGCTGACTATCGCTCACAAGCAAACTATGCTGACCATCGCTCACAAGCTTCAACCTCATGGCTTACGGATACGGGGTGCAATCATCATGTTGGGGTTCTGATCTTTCAAGTTTTGAATACTCGGAACCATATTATGGCGATGACCGATTTCATGTTGGTAATG GACAAGTCTACCCATCATATCTTTCTCACTGGTCCAAGTCTTAATGGGCTCTACTCCATTAATTTACCCAGCCTCAAGTCACTTCCCAAAGTTGTCTTCTCTGCTGTTCGTGCGTCTCCTCAACTGTGGCATCAACGTCTTGGTCATCCACACTCTGAACTTTTGAAGTCTATGTTATCTAGATATAGGTTATCTATTACAAATAAATGTTCTAGTTTAGTATGTGATTCATGTCTCATTGGAAAATCTTCAAAATTGCATTTGTCTTctagtaataataaaagttCTCGTGTTTTAGATCCTGTATTTTGTGATGTTTGGGGACCTCCACCCATCCCTTCGTCCGATGGACACCGTTATTTCTTATTATGTGTGGATCATTTTTCTAGTTTTATGTGGATCTATCCTTTGAAACAAAAATCAGAtgtttttcttacttttaaacAATTCTTCTTAATGGTCGAACGCCAATTCCAAACCAAACTTAAATTTGTACAAACCGATTGGGGTGGCGAATTTCGCAATATCCGTTCCTTCTTTGCGTCTGTCGGTATTATTCACCGCCTTTCTTGTCCACATACTAGTGAACAAAACGGTACCGTCGAGCAACGACACCTTCATGTTGTTGAAACCGGACTCACTCTTCTTGCTCAATCTCATGTCCCTACTAAGTATTGGCACTTTGCTTACGACACTGCAATTTATCTGATTAACCGTATGCCATCCCGTACAAATCACATCATCTCTCCTTTTGAACAACTCTTCCACACCACGCCTCATTTTTCCTTTCTTCGAGTCTTTGGTTGTCGGTGTTATCCTCATCTTCGTCCATATCACACACACAAGATGGATTTTCGTTCCACCCCATCCGTCTTTTTAGGCTATAGTACTTCTCATCATGGATATAGATGCCTCGAACTCTCTACGGATCGCATATACATATGTCGTCATGTTCGATTTGATGAGTTGTCTTTTCCTTTTACACTGGCTCCTCATCCACCAACTACATCGTTATCTGAACCATATGTCTCATATCCTAATCCTGTACTACCATTTACAACTATTGATATCAATCCTTCATGA
- the LOC122602920 gene encoding uncharacterized protein LOC122602920 — METKPILSVTKKVTRSWLIDKVLPAIREKWPQDHTGPIFIQQDNAKPHISIDDEQFVQEASRNGFDIRLRFQPPNGPDLNVLDLGFFRAIQSLQEQEVLGSIDELVHAVETSFHRMSSHELNNVFLTLQTCMKEIMKVHGSNNYQTPHIGKHRLERQGRLPLQIECDSNLIDEAISCLNH; from the coding sequence ATGGAGACTAAGCCTATCTTATCGGTGACTAAAAAAGTAACGCGGTCATGGTTAATTGATAAAGTATTACCGGCTATTAGAGAGAAATGGCCACAAGATCATACCGGTccaatattcattcaacaagaCAACGCGAAGCCACATATTAGTATCGACGACGAACAATTCGTTCAAGAAGCATCTCGAAATGGGTTTGATATTCGACTTCGATTTCAACCTCCAAATGGCCCAGATTTAAATGTGTTAGATCTCGGGTTTTTTCGCGCTATTCAGTCACTTCAAGAACAAGAGGTTTTAGGATCAATCGATGAATTGGTTCATGCGGTCGAAACTTCTTTTCACCGAATGTCATCACATGAGCTTAACAATGTTTTTTTGACTCTACAAACATGCATGAAAGAAATCATGAAGGTACATGGGAGCAACAACTATCAAACGCCACATATCGGTAAACATAGATTAGAACGTCAAGGAAGGTTACCGTTGCAAATCGAGTGTGATAGTAATTTGATTGATGAAGCGATTTCATGTTTAAATCACTAG
- the LOC122603820 gene encoding uncharacterized protein LOC122603820 isoform X1, producing MGIRMIAIVILAAVAFSSSNCFSVDALKGDGDDSIIISRIAFGSCNNQSSPATQSIWDAIVDFGPHVFIWLGDNIYGDIRRPFKLFGNERTIGPWKNVPRFVPSSTDEMQSKYNIAKTNPSYSRLRQTAKVVGTWDDHDYGLNDAGKELKSKDINQKLMLDFLDEPHDSPRRKQAGVYASYTFGPEGKQIKVILLDTRYHRDPLRSDGTILGNEQWRWLKKELNSRPSEITVIGSSIQVLSNISACTGPLFYMESWGRFPSERKRLFDLISNSKRDGVFFISGDVHFGEITRFDCATGYPLYDITSSGLTQAVEKVIPSFLHCVLRFLAWLTPTTMRVMNGKCKHKSCTYGQPNFGVIEVNWDAKPVSIRFDVRGVNGETVNSVNTSLVELQHKKGGLDPHVRGKHCSLEADLPWLVRHRLAILLFFFVAVVQIGVLYMGILLLVKCFRKCKLD from the exons atgGGAATAAGAATGATAGCAATTGTAATATTAGCCGCGGTAGCATTTAGTAGTAGTAACTGTTTCAGTGTCGATGCACTGAAAGGTGATGGTGATGATTCAATCATCATATCTCGAATCGCATTTGGGTCTTGCAATAATCAATCCTCTCCAGCAACTCAG TCAATTTGGGATGCTATAGTAGATTTCGGACCACATGTTTTCATATGGCTTGGGGATAATATATATGGAGATATCAGACGCCCCTTTAAACTATTTGGTAATGAAAGAACCATCGGCCCGTGGAAGAATGTTCCTAGGTTTGTTCCttcatcaactgatgaaatgcaATCCAAGTACAACATTGCAAAGACCAATCCTAGTTATTCTCGCCTCCGTCAAACTGCCAAg GTGGTTGGCACTTGGGATGATCATGACTATGGATTGAATGATGCTGGCAAAGAACTTAAGTCCAAAGATATCAACCAAAAGCTTATGTTGGATTTCTTGGATGAACCCCATGATAGTCCACG GCGAAAGCAGGCTGGTGTTTATGCATCTTATACATTTGGTCCTGAGGGTAAGCAGATCAAG GTCATTCTTTTGGATACGAGATACCATAGAGACCCCCTCCGCAGTGATGGAACCATTTTGGGAAATGAACAGTGGAGATGGTTAAAAAAGGAGTTGAATAGTCGACCATCAGAAATAACCGTAATTGGTTCATCTATTCag GTTCTATCAAATATTTCTGCATGTACGGGTCCCTTATTCTATATGGAAAGTTGGGGACGTTTCCCAAGCGAAAGAAAACGTCTTTTTGACTTGATATCAAACAGCAAG AGAGATGGGGTTTTCTTCATAAGCGGGGATGTACATTTTGGAGAAATAACACGATTTGATTGTGCCACCGGGTATCCTCTGTATGACATCACCTCGAGTGGTCTTACCCAAGCTGTTGAGAAGGTAATTCCTTCATTTTTACATTGTGTGCTGAGATTTTTGGCATGGCTGACACCTACCACTATGAGAGTTATGAACGGCAAGTGCAAGCATAAATCATGCACATATG GGCAACCCAATTTTGGAGTTATAGAAGTAAATTGGGATGCAAAGCCAGTTAGCATAAGGTTTGACGTGAGAGGTGTAAATGGAGAGACAGTTAATAGTGTCAATACTTCATTGGTGGAGCTTCAACACAAAAAAGGCGGTTTGGATCCCCACGTCAGAGGCAAACACTGCTCTCTTGAAGCTGACTTACCATGGCTTGTCAGACATCGCTTAGCTATCCTCCTGTTCTTCTTTGTAGCTG TTGTGCAGATAGGAGTTCTGTATATGGGGATATTACTGCTGGTTAAATGCTTTCGTAAATGTAAGCTCGACTGA
- the LOC122603820 gene encoding uncharacterized protein LOC122603820 isoform X2 — MGIRMIAIVILAAVAFSSSNCFSVDALKGDGDDSIIISRIAFGSCNNQSSPATQSIWDAIVDFGPHVFIWLGDNIYGDIRRPFKLFGNERTIGPWKNVPRFVPSSTDEMQSKYNIAKTNPSYSRLRQTAKVVGTWDDHDYGLNDAGKELKSKDINQKLMLDFLDEPHDSPRRKQAGVYASYTFGPEGKQIKVILLDTRYHRDPLRSDGTILGNEQWRWLKKELNSRPSEITVIGSSIQVLSNISACTGPLFYMESWGRFPSERKRLFDLISNSKRDGVFFISGDVHFGEITRFDCATGYPLYDITSSGLTQAVEKVIPSFLHCVLRFLAWLTPTTMRVMNGKCKHKSCTYGQPNFGVIEVNWDAKPVSIRFDVRGVNGETVNSVNTSLVELQHKKGGLDPHVRGKHCSLEADLPWLVRHRLAILLFFFVADRSSVYGDITAG; from the exons atgGGAATAAGAATGATAGCAATTGTAATATTAGCCGCGGTAGCATTTAGTAGTAGTAACTGTTTCAGTGTCGATGCACTGAAAGGTGATGGTGATGATTCAATCATCATATCTCGAATCGCATTTGGGTCTTGCAATAATCAATCCTCTCCAGCAACTCAG TCAATTTGGGATGCTATAGTAGATTTCGGACCACATGTTTTCATATGGCTTGGGGATAATATATATGGAGATATCAGACGCCCCTTTAAACTATTTGGTAATGAAAGAACCATCGGCCCGTGGAAGAATGTTCCTAGGTTTGTTCCttcatcaactgatgaaatgcaATCCAAGTACAACATTGCAAAGACCAATCCTAGTTATTCTCGCCTCCGTCAAACTGCCAAg GTGGTTGGCACTTGGGATGATCATGACTATGGATTGAATGATGCTGGCAAAGAACTTAAGTCCAAAGATATCAACCAAAAGCTTATGTTGGATTTCTTGGATGAACCCCATGATAGTCCACG GCGAAAGCAGGCTGGTGTTTATGCATCTTATACATTTGGTCCTGAGGGTAAGCAGATCAAG GTCATTCTTTTGGATACGAGATACCATAGAGACCCCCTCCGCAGTGATGGAACCATTTTGGGAAATGAACAGTGGAGATGGTTAAAAAAGGAGTTGAATAGTCGACCATCAGAAATAACCGTAATTGGTTCATCTATTCag GTTCTATCAAATATTTCTGCATGTACGGGTCCCTTATTCTATATGGAAAGTTGGGGACGTTTCCCAAGCGAAAGAAAACGTCTTTTTGACTTGATATCAAACAGCAAG AGAGATGGGGTTTTCTTCATAAGCGGGGATGTACATTTTGGAGAAATAACACGATTTGATTGTGCCACCGGGTATCCTCTGTATGACATCACCTCGAGTGGTCTTACCCAAGCTGTTGAGAAGGTAATTCCTTCATTTTTACATTGTGTGCTGAGATTTTTGGCATGGCTGACACCTACCACTATGAGAGTTATGAACGGCAAGTGCAAGCATAAATCATGCACATATG GGCAACCCAATTTTGGAGTTATAGAAGTAAATTGGGATGCAAAGCCAGTTAGCATAAGGTTTGACGTGAGAGGTGTAAATGGAGAGACAGTTAATAGTGTCAATACTTCATTGGTGGAGCTTCAACACAAAAAAGGCGGTTTGGATCCCCACGTCAGAGGCAAACACTGCTCTCTTGAAGCTGACTTACCATGGCTTGTCAGACATCGCTTAGCTATCCTCCTGTTCTTCTTTGTAGCTG ATAGGAGTTCTGTATATGGGGATATTACTGCTGGTTAA